The following nucleotide sequence is from Barnesiella viscericola DSM 18177.
TCAAGGATCTTTCTAGTGGAGAATAACGGATTCGAACCGTTGACCCCCTGCTTGCAAAGCAGGTGCTCTAGCCAGCTGAGCTAATCCCCCCGCTTTCACTCTGCCTCTCTTCCGCTTGTCCTCGGTTCCCTTCTTTCCTCGGGGCCCTTCCTTGCGGCGGCTTCGGTGTAGTCCCAGGCAGATTTGAACTGCCGACCTCTACATTATCAGTGTAGCGCTCTAACCAACTGAGCTATAGGACTGTCTCAAATCGTGCCCTGGCGGGTGTCTCTTTGTTCCTTTTTTTATATGAATGAAAAGAAGCAGTGCGTCAAGAGGCCGAACTTCTATCTGTCCTTTCGGCTCTTCCGGAATCTCTTCTCCAGAAAGGAGGTGTTCCAGCCGCACCTTCCGGTACGGCTACCTTGTTACGACTTAGCCCCAGTTACCGGTATTACCTTCGTACGCTCCTTGCGGTTGCATGCTTCAGGTACTCCCGGCTTCCATGGCTTGACGGGCGGTGTGTACAAGGCCCGGGAACGTATTCACCGCGCCATGGCTGATGCGCGATTACTAGCGAATCCAGCTTCATGGAGTCGAGTTGCAGACTCCAATCCGAACTGAGACAGGTTTTCGGGATTCGCGCGTCATTGCTGACTGGCTGCCTTCTGTACCTGCCATTGTAACACGTGTGTCGCCCCGGACGTAAGGGCCGTGCTGATTTGACGTCATCCCCACCTTCCTCGCGGCTTGCGCCGGCAGTCTCGACAGAGTCCTCGGCTTGACCCGTTAGTAACTGTCAATAGGGGTTGCGCTCGTTATGGCACTTAAGCCGACACCTCACGGCACGAGCTGACGACAACCATGCAGCACCTCGCAGGCGACCATTGCTGGCTATGGACTTTCACCCATATTCCCCCTGCGTTTGAGCCCGGGTAAGGTTCCTCGCGTATCATCGAATTAAACCACATGTTCCTCCGCTTGTGCGGGCCCCCGTCAATTCCTTTGAGTTTCACCGTTGCCGGCGTACTCCCCAGGTGGAATACTTAACGCTTTCGCTGTACCGCTTACATTATATCGCAAACAGTTAGTATTCATCGTTTACTGCGTGGACTACCAGGGTATCTAATCCTGTTCGATCCCCACGCTTTCGTGCCTCAGCGTCCGTTGCACCCTAGCAGGCTGCCTTCGCAATCGGGGTTCTGCGTGATATCTATGCATTTCACCGCTACACCACGCATTCCGCCTGCCTCTTGTGCACGCTAGCTCGCCAGTTTCAACGGCAGCTCCCGGGTTAAGCCCGGGCATTTCACCGCTGACTTGGCGTGCCGCCTACGCACCCTTTAAACCCAATAAATCCGGATAACGCTCGCATCCTCCGTATTACCGCGGCTGCTGGCACGGAGTTAGCCGATGCTTTTTCTTCGGATACTTGCAATACGCTACGCGTAGCGCACTTTACTCTCCGACAAAAGAAGTTTACAACCCGTAGGGCCGTCTTCCTTCACGCGACTTGGCTGGTTCAGTCTGCCGACCATTGACCAATATTCCTCACTGCTGCCTCCCGTAGGAGTTTGGACCGTGTCTCAGTTCCAATGTGGGGGACCTTCCTCTCAGAACCCCTATCCATCGTCGCTTTGGTGGGCCGTTACCCCGCCAACTGGCTAATGGACCGCATGCTCATCTGTAACCAAGATTGCTCTCTTTAGACATCTCCCCATGCGAAGATATGTCGTTATGGGGTATTAGGCCGGATTTCTCCGGGTTATCCCCCTGTTACAGGCAGATTGCATACGTGTTACTCACCCGTGCGCCGGTCGCCGCCAGAAGTATTGCTACTCCCGCGCTGCCCCTCGACTTGCATGTGTTAGGCCTGTCGCTAGCGTTCATCCTGAGCCAGGATCAAACTCTTCGTTGTATATCTAGTTCTTTCTTTTTATACCTTCAAAGTGATTCCCGGCCGAAATTGACTTCGTTCTTTCTCTTGTACTACACTTGCTTCTTTTCAGTCTTGTCAATGATCTTTATCTCCCCCGCCTTCCCGAGGTCTTGCCGACCCCTTTCCAGCGGCGAAAGTGTTGCAAAGGTACACCCTTTTTCCTTTCCCCTCCAAATTTTTGAACAACTTTTTTTCAAAAAATTTTCAAGCTCGCCAAAAAGCCGCTATCCTTCTGCATCTTACAGACGAACTTTTTTTTCGCGGCATTCTCCATTTCTCTCGTCGAATACCGCGAGCAGGGGACTTCCCTACTCTACATTTTTTGATTTTGTTCGAAAAGTTTTTCTGAAAGGTGGGTTGTTCCCGTCAATCGACACGCTTCTGCTTACCGCTATATTCTTGTATGTCCAACCGTATGATTTCGGTTCGATGGAACGATTTTTCGGCGTATTTGAGCCCGACCGCCAGGTCGTCGGGTGAATATTTCTCCAACAGCAACCGAAGGGCGTGATGGCGCTCATCAACGGAGAGGCCGATTTGCGCCCGGCATTTCATGACGATACTTTCGTAACCGGTAGTGAACTTGTGCGAGACGACGTGGGTACGCCCTACCACACAAAAGGAGACTTCGGCTTGTCGACGAATGGCGTTGAGTTTCTTCCCCTCGGGGGCACAATGGAGGTAGATGTGCTCTTGACCATCCCATACGTAATTGATTGGGATACCATATGGACGGCCTTCGGTATCGATGAGCGAAAGTACTCCATACTCACCACTCTGCAACAGGGCTCGTGCCTGCGACTCATCGAGCAGGCGGTCTTGTCGCCGGACTGATGTATTGTCGTAGATCATCGCACTGTCGGATTACCAGAGTGACATTTGCGAGGGGTCGACCTGTTGCGATTTCTTTTGCTCCATGGCGGCCCGCTCTTCGGCTTCGCGTTTTTTCTTCTCTTCTTCCTTGCGTTTGGCTATCATCTCGGGGGTATCGGGACGAGTGGGTATCAACCAGTTGTCGCCAAAGGTATCGAGCCCCGGGAAATCGTCTTCGGCCGGTTCTTCAACCGGTTCGGGCGCTTTGGCCTTGCGCCGATGTTTCTTCTCGGGCTTCGGGCTCTCCGCGAATTTCGGATTTTCGGTGGGTTGCTCGATTGATTCGCTTGCAAGAACCGGTTCGGCGGCAGGAGCAGATACCGTCTGTTCAGCCTCCGACTCGTTCTGTTGCGGTGCATCGAAACTGATAACGGCCGGTTCGTCCGACTTCTCGGCGGGAACAGGTCCTTTGTCTTCGGCCGGCTTCACTTGTTGAAGAGTTTCGATTTGTGCCAGCAGTTCCTGACGTTGATTGCGCAATGCTGCAACCAATGCGTTGGCACTTTCCAAATCGGCACGCAACGTTTCAAGTACAGCTTTATTTTCGGTTTGTTCCTGCGACTGACTTTCAAGCCGCTCGTTGCGTTGGGCCATCTCACTCAGCCGGGTCTGCAAGCGCGCATTCGCCGTGCTGAGGGTCTGTACCTCTTGGGAGAGCTGGGCAATCTTCTCATCTTTCAAGGCTTTCACCTGCTCGAACTGTTTGAGCTTGGCATCGACCTCTTCGACTACTTTCAAGCCATTCTGTGCCTCGACGAGTTCGGCTTCGAGCATTTGTTTCTGTTTGGCAAGCTGCGTAACCTCCCCCTGCTGTTGGGCCAACTGTTGCTGGGTTTCGGTCAATTGAGTTGTGGCTGTCTGCTCATTATTGCGGGCTTGTTCCAGTTCCTGATGAACCTGTGCCAACTCATCGCGTACTTGTTGCAACTCGGTGAGAAGTTGTTCGGTCTCGGCCGTATGGTCGGCCTGTTTTTTCAATTCGCCTTTCAGTTTTGTAATTTCGGCAAAGGCCGAATCCAACTCTTCCTGGTGCACGTTCGATACTTTCAACTTGTTTACCAGACTTTTGTTTTCGAGTTCGAACTGTTCCTTCTCGGCTTCGAGCGTAGCTATCCGAGCCTCCAATTCGTGTACTTTTTCGGTTACGGCTCGTTTTTGTCGCTCGGCACTCAGCTGGGCGCTCTGCATGGTGTTGCGCTGCTCTTCCAGCTCCTTCACTTTCACCCGGGCCTCCTCGACCTCACGCGTCAGCGATTTGTGCTTGTTCTCCCACTGGCGAGCCGTCCACTCACGCGACTGCACATTGACATCGGAGACAAATTTCTTGAAAGGTTCATCGAGCTGTTCAAACAGATATTTCTTCTCGGTATCCTTATCGATGGCTGCCACCACATAATCGGGCAACGAGCGGTTGAGCATCTCGACCAAGACTTCGAGCAACGTATCGGGCAACTGCATCTCGACCGGCTGCTCATCGACCGGTTTCTTCTCGGCATCGCGAGAGGGTACGGGTTGTGTGGTTGAATCAGAGGTATTATCGGCAGAGCGCTCCTTTTCACGAGTGCAGGCATTTGTTATGTTTTCGGCCGTATAGGGTTGTGATTCCAGTTCATCGTCTTCGCCGGAAAAGCCCAACGCCCTCATCGTTTTCTTGAATATAGACATAATTGTTTTTATATTTCTTTTTTATTTTCATTCGGGTTCAGCCCCGGTTTGGTGACCAGTCCCTTGCCCTTCCGTCCGTTAATCTCAATCAATACAGGAGAATCAAACTTAACGATTCTCAAAAAGTCCGACTCGTACACTGCCGGCAGGCTGTCGAGATAGGCCTCGTCGTAGTAACCGTCGCCTGCAAACGAGTTGACCGTGAAATAACCCACACCAAACGAGGTCAGGTTTTGGAAGAAGTGTGTCCCCTGGCTCGGCTCGATGCGGTAGTTGTCGAGTGCCGACTCGACAATGAGACGCGCCGACGAGATGTGAGGCCATTTCACCGGTATGCCCAATGAGGAGTCGCTCGACCCCCATCGCCCGGGTCCAATGAGAATATAATACTCTTCCCGCTCGGTAAAGGTACGATTTATTTTTTCGATTTCCCTCGCTATATTGACATTATTTGAAGGTTTGAAGTTTTGTGATTTTACATAAACGATGTGACACACGTTATCCATGACGCCATGCCCCAGGGCTGTATTGCTTTTCAAGATGGTTTTCTCGTCGGGCAAATCCATCACCTCATCGTTGAGCATCTCCTTCATGTCGACGATGGGTCGTATCTGCAACCAATAGACGGTACCGGGAGCACCATTTGCCCCAGTGAGGTTACCGGCAAACTCGATTTCGACAGGACGTCCCATCTCACGGCTCCCCACCGTGAGCATGGAATCGAGTATCGTAGCCAGCGGGAAGGCATTGTGTTTTAAGATATTGGCAAAGGTAACGACCTTGCGGCCGCCCTCGTAATAGCCATCGCGAATGATTTGGTCCATGGGATCGTAGGTCGAGACCATGAGGCGCAACGAATTGTCCTTTTCGGCATCGCGCACCGACAATTTCAACAGATTGAACCCGTCGTCGATCGAGAATTTTTTCCCGCTCCGTGTCATATCCAAAGCATAGAAGCGAGTCTGGGTATCACGTAAAGCCAAGTCGAGGGTGCTGGTCTGCAATATCTTGTTGGGGTGCCGCGGCGAGAATCGCAGACTGCGACCACCGTCGACGATGTATTTGCCCAGCCCTATGGCCAAATCGACCACTCCGTCTTCGGCTTTCTCGTCGTTGATGGGATAGTAATTGATCGACCTTCCTACCCCGGCAAACGAGGGATAGTAACGGTCGCCATACTGCGTGCCCACCACCTCTTGCAAGATGATGGCCATCTTCTCCTGGTCAATCACATTGGAAGTGGCGGTCATATAGGCCTTGCTGTCGGCATAGAATACCGAGGCGTAGACGGCTTTCACGGCATCGAGCAACAGGCGCAGCATCTCCTCCTTGTCGTCGAGAGCCGGTATCATGTAGGTCGAATAGATACCGGCAAAGGGTTGGTAATGCGAATCCTCCAACAAGCTCGACGAGCGCACGGCAATAGGCTTGCCCACGACGTCGAAGAAGGCCAGCAGGTCGGGATTCAACTCTTCGGGGAGCCTGGCTTGGAGAAAACGTTCGAGAATCTCTTCATCTGAAATATCGGAGAGCGCCACCTGATAAAGGTTGTTACTCTCCATAAAGGTATCGAAGATGTCGGTACACAGGACCACCGTTTTGGGCACCGTTACGTTCACACCCTCGATGTCGTCGAAAATGGGGTTGCGCTTGATCATGGCGTCAATAAAGGCCAGACCGCGCCCCTTGCCGCCCAGCGAACCGTTGCCGATGCGGGCAAAGTTGGAATATTTGTCGAAACGGTCGCGCTTGAAGATGGCCACGACTCCCCGATTCTTCATCTTCCGGTACTGCACGATGGCATCGAAAATGAGTTGTCTGATTTCGGAAATCTCACTCAGGTCGGTAATACGCCGCGGTTGCAAAGCCTCGGCCATGGGAAATATGGCCCGCGAGTACAGCCAGCGCGATATGTGGTTGCGCGAGGCATGATAGTAGAGCGACTCATCGGGAATGATATCAATATTATCCTGTAAATCTTTGAGATTCTTAATCGTAACAATGGGTTCGCCCGTGTGGGGATTGATAAAGGTAAAATCGCCGAAGCCGAAATTTTTCAAAATCGTCTTCCGCAAGTCGACCGGCAATTTCTTGGAATTCTTGTCCAGAAACGAGGCGTTCAACTTGATGGCCTCTTTGTGATTCTCCCACTCCGACGACTCGATGATGAGCGGCAGATAGGGATCGCAGGAGCGCACGTAGGAACAAAACTTTATCCCGGCCTTCTTATCCTTCTCGCCGGCCCGGATAAAGGAGACATCGGAGATGATGCCCAACATATTCCCGGCATATTTCTCGTAAATCTGCATGGCCTCTTCGTAGGTCCGGGCCAACATCACCTTGGGCCGCCCCCGCATGCGCAACATGCGCTCATGTTCGTTCAAAGCCTCGGTCGAGAATATCTGCGACTGCTTCAACACAAAGTTGTACAGATGGGGCAAGATGGAGGAGTAGAAACGAATAGAGTCCTCAACCAGCAAAATGAGCTGGACCCCTACCGAGGTAATATCGCCCTCGGCATTCATCTTATCCTCGATGAGTTTGATGATGGCTACCAGCAAATCGACGTTACCCAGCCAACTGAACACGTAGTCGACACCACTCAGGTCCTCCTTGGCAATGCGTCTCGACACCTCGTGCGAGAAGGGGGTAAGCACCACGATAGGTATATAAGGATAGAGGCGCTTCATGGCTTTGGCCTGGGTAAAGGTCTCGGAACAGTCGACACCCGGCATCGTGATGATGAGGTCGTAGCGCTTCATGGCCAGCTCCTCGAAGGCCTCCTCGTTGGTCGTCACCTGCTTCACCCGGGGGGGCGAGCTCAG
It contains:
- a CDS encoding pyridoxamine 5'-phosphate oxidase family protein; translated protein: MIYDNTSVRRQDRLLDESQARALLQSGEYGVLSLIDTEGRPYGIPINYVWDGQEHIYLHCAPEGKKLNAIRRQAEVSFCVVGRTHVVSHKFTTGYESIVMKCRAQIGLSVDERHHALRLLLEKYSPDDLAVGLKYAEKSFHRTEIIRLDIQEYSGKQKRVD
- a CDS encoding coiled-coil domain-containing protein; protein product: MSIFKKTMRALGFSGEDDELESQPYTAENITNACTREKERSADNTSDSTTQPVPSRDAEKKPVDEQPVEMQLPDTLLEVLVEMLNRSLPDYVVAAIDKDTEKKYLFEQLDEPFKKFVSDVNVQSREWTARQWENKHKSLTREVEEARVKVKELEEQRNTMQSAQLSAERQKRAVTEKVHELEARIATLEAEKEQFELENKSLVNKLKVSNVHQEELDSAFAEITKLKGELKKQADHTAETEQLLTELQQVRDELAQVHQELEQARNNEQTATTQLTETQQQLAQQQGEVTQLAKQKQMLEAELVEAQNGLKVVEEVDAKLKQFEQVKALKDEKIAQLSQEVQTLSTANARLQTRLSEMAQRNERLESQSQEQTENKAVLETLRADLESANALVAALRNQRQELLAQIETLQQVKPAEDKGPVPAEKSDEPAVISFDAPQQNESEAEQTVSAPAAEPVLASESIEQPTENPKFAESPKPEKKHRRKAKAPEPVEEPAEDDFPGLDTFGDNWLIPTRPDTPEMIAKRKEEEKKKREAEERAAMEQKKSQQVDPSQMSLW
- a CDS encoding PEP/pyruvate-binding domain-containing protein — its product is MMNRPNINQLYLKDTSFANLMQKRVFNVLLVASRYDAFIMEEDGRVEEQIYFEYVSLNLSSPPRVKQVTTNEEAFEELAMKRYDLIITMPGVDCSETFTQAKAMKRLYPYIPIVVLTPFSHEVSRRIAKEDLSGVDYVFSWLGNVDLLVAIIKLIEDKMNAEGDITSVGVQLILLVEDSIRFYSSILPHLYNFVLKQSQIFSTEALNEHERMLRMRGRPKVMLARTYEEAMQIYEKYAGNMLGIISDVSFIRAGEKDKKAGIKFCSYVRSCDPYLPLIIESSEWENHKEAIKLNASFLDKNSKKLPVDLRKTILKNFGFGDFTFINPHTGEPIVTIKNLKDLQDNIDIIPDESLYYHASRNHISRWLYSRAIFPMAEALQPRRITDLSEISEIRQLIFDAIVQYRKMKNRGVVAIFKRDRFDKYSNFARIGNGSLGGKGRGLAFIDAMIKRNPIFDDIEGVNVTVPKTVVLCTDIFDTFMESNNLYQVALSDISDEEILERFLQARLPEELNPDLLAFFDVVGKPIAVRSSSLLEDSHYQPFAGIYSTYMIPALDDKEEMLRLLLDAVKAVYASVFYADSKAYMTATSNVIDQEKMAIILQEVVGTQYGDRYYPSFAGVGRSINYYPINDEKAEDGVVDLAIGLGKYIVDGGRSLRFSPRHPNKILQTSTLDLALRDTQTRFYALDMTRSGKKFSIDDGFNLLKLSVRDAEKDNSLRLMVSTYDPMDQIIRDGYYEGGRKVVTFANILKHNAFPLATILDSMLTVGSREMGRPVEIEFAGNLTGANGAPGTVYWLQIRPIVDMKEMLNDEVMDLPDEKTILKSNTALGHGVMDNVCHIVYVKSQNFKPSNNVNIAREIEKINRTFTEREEYYILIGPGRWGSSDSSLGIPVKWPHISSARLIVESALDNYRIEPSQGTHFFQNLTSFGVGYFTVNSFAGDGYYDEAYLDSLPAVYESDFLRIVKFDSPVLIEINGRKGKGLVTKPGLNPNENKKEI